In Brachypodium distachyon strain Bd21 chromosome 2, Brachypodium_distachyon_v3.0, whole genome shotgun sequence, one genomic interval encodes:
- the LOC100846703 gene encoding DEAD-box ATP-dependent RNA helicase 42 — MSSGEDERGTASKHHHRAKDKDRDHSSSRRHRDKDRSSARHHRDDRDGERDRDRDRHHRDKERDREERKAREREERQREKEEKREREREREREREREREEREKEEREREKEKVRARRREERDREKERSKKREAVDEENEDLDRKRRRRSSHHHHRDVEMEAAPLTREEEEDGEEAERRRQKKKEEDMEAEQQRLDDEMERRRHRVKEWQEKKRLEQQLQQQKDGAIGVAMAVEADDGGNSGKKWTLDGEESDEEDAKKSDEEDSMKLEENHSDTSAMDVNLPNGGNAANSGADMEEDDIDPLDAFMNSMVLPEVAKLENSTAFVGSAPAASSDDKNDKGMKDTTSNLDKKRPIKAMGRIMQGDDSDSDYDDADNDEAGSDDEDDAEFIKRVKKTKAEKLVIVDHSKIDYQPFRKNFYIEVKDITRMSAEDVASYRKLLELKVRGKDVPKPIKTWIQSGLTSKLLDTIKKLGFEKPMSIQAQALPIIMSGRDCIGVAKTGSGKTLAFVLPMLRHVKDQPPVVPGDGPIGLIMAPTRELVVQIYSDIKKFSKVLGINCVPIYGGSGVAQQISELKRGAEIVVCTPGRMIDILCTSSGKITNLRRVTFLVLDEADRMFDMGFEPQITRIVQNTRPDRQTVLFSATFPRQVEILARKVLTTPVEIQMGGRSVVNKDIKQLVEVRPDSERFFRLLELLGEWYAKGKILVFVQSQDKCDALLKQLFQHGYPCLSLHGGKDQNDRESTLADFKSNVCNVLIATSVASRGLDVKDLELVVNYDVTNHYEDYVHRVGRTGRAGRKGCAVTFVSEEEERYAPDLVKALELSEQAVPEDLKALADRFMSKVKQGTEQAHGTGYGGSGFKFNEEEDEARKTAKKAQAREYGYEEDKSDSDSDEDGVVRKGAADVATQAIASAQAAAAAAAVLRAANNANQPAMTTGSLLPLPVAPNQQNNDATQRAIDAAKNLQQNLARIQANAVPEHYEAELEINDFPQNARWKITHKETLVPIQEWTGAAITTRGTFIPQGRIVGANERKLYLFIEGPNESSVKNAKADLKRVLEDCANQALNLPGSAQTGKYVI, encoded by the coding sequence atgtcctCCGGCGAAGACGAGCGCGGCACAGCCTCCAAGCACCACCACAGGGCAAAGGACAAGGACCGCGACCACTCATcttcccgccgccaccgcgacAAGGACCGCTCCTCCGCTCGCCACCACCGCGACGACAGAGACGGGGAGCGGGACAGAGATCGCGACCGCCACCACAGGGATAAGGAGCGGGATCGCGAGGAGCGGAAGGCGCGGGAGCGGGAGGAGAGGCAGCGCGAGAAGGAGGaaaagagggagagggagcgggagagggagagggagagggagagggagagggaggagagggagaaggaggagagggagagggagaaagagaaagtGCGGGCGCGGCGTCGCGAGGAGCGGGACAGGGAGAAGGAGAGGTCCAAGAAGCGTGAGGCAGTCGACGAGGAGAACGAGGACCTCGACcgcaagcgccgccgccgatcctcgcaccaccaccatcgcgATGTGGAGATGGAGGCAGCACCGTTGAccagggaggaagaggaggatggagaggaggcggagaggcgccgacagaagaagaaggaggaagacATGGAGGCCGAGCAGCAGCGTCTCGATGACGAGATGGAGCGACGCCGGCACCGTGTTAAGGAGTGGCAGGAGAAGAAGCGCCTagagcagcagctgcagcagcagaaggATGGCGCTATCGGTGTTGCCATGGCTGTTGAGGCTGATGATGGAGGCAATTCTGGGAAGAAGTGGACCTTGGACGGTGAGGAGtctgatgaagaggatgccaAGAAGTCAGATGAGGAGGATTCCATGAAATTGGAAGAGAATCACTCTGACACCAGTGCCATGGATGTTAATTTGCCGAACGGGGGTAATGCCGCAAATAGCGGGGCTGATATGGAGGAGGATGATATTGACCCGCTCGATGCATTTATGAACTCCATGGTGTTGCCTGAGGTTGCAAAGCTGGAGAATAGCACAGCATTTGTCGGGAGCGCCCCTGCTGCCAGTTCAGAtgacaagaatgataagggTATGAAGGATACCACGAGTAACCTGGATAAGAAAAGGCCGATTAAGGCGATGGGGAGAATTATGCAAGGTGATGACTCTGACTCAGATTATGACGATGCTGATAACGATGAGGCTGGATCAGACGATGAGGATGATGCGGAGTTCATAAAACGTGTGAAGAAGACTAAGGCAGAGAAGTTGGTTATTGTTGACCATTCCAAGATTGACTACCAGCCATTCCGGAAGAATTTCTATATTGAGGTGAAAGATATTACAAGGATGTCAGCTGAGGATGTGGCGTCCTACCGAAAGCTGTTGGAGCTCAAGGTGCGTGGCAAAGACGTTCCCAAGCCAATAAAGACGTGGATACAGAGTGGGCTGACAAGTAAGCTACTTGACACCATCAAAAAGCTTGGTTTTGAGAAGCCAATGTCTATACAAGCACAGGCATTGCCGATCATAATGAGTGGACGTGATTGTATAGGAGTTGCAAAGACTGGATCTGGCAAGACTCTAGCATTTGTCTTGCCCATGTTGAGGCATGTCAAAGACCAACCGCCTGTTGTACCTGGGGATGGCCCCATTGGGCTCATTATGGCTCCTACAAGAGAGCTCGTGGTGCAGATATATTCAGACATCAAAAAATTCTCTAAGGTGCTTGGCATCAATTGTGTTCCTATATATGGAGGTTCCGGGGTTGCGCAGCAGATTAGTGAACTGAAGAGGGGTGCTGAAATTGTTGTTTGTACACCAGGCAGAATGATTGATATCCTTTGCACTAGCAGTGGCAAGATTACTAACCTTCGAAGAGTGACGTTCTTGGTGCTGGATGAAGCTGATAGGATGTTTGATATGGGTTTTGAGCCTCAAATTACTCGGATAGTCCAGAATACCCGTCCAGATAGGCAGACTGTCCTTTTCTCTGCCACTTTTCCACGGCAGGTGGAGATACTAGCACGTAAGGTGCTGACAACGCCTGTTGAGATTCAGATGGGTGGCAGGAGTGTCGTGAACAAAGATATCAAGCAACTGGTTGAGGTGCGTCCAGATAGTGAAAGGTTCTTCAGGCTGTTGGAGTTGCTTGGAGAGTGGTATGCAAAGGGAAAAATTCTTGTTTTTGTGCAATCACAAGACAAATGTGATGCTCTGTTGAAACAGTTGTTCCAGCATGGATATCCATGTCTATCGCTACATGGTGGAAAGGATCAAAATGACCGTGAATCAACTCTTGCCGATTTCAAGAGTAATGTCTGCAACGTGCTTATCGCTACCAGTGTTGCTTCTAGGGGTTTAGATGTGAAAGATCTTGAGCTGGTTGTCAATTATGATGTCACGAATCATTATGAGGACTATGTTCATCGTGTTGGGCGAACTGGCCGTGCTGGTAGGAAGGGCTGTGCGGTGACTTTTGTTTCTGAGGAAGAGGAGCGTTATGCACCAGATCTTGTTAAGGCTTTGGAGCTATCTGAACAGGCCGTTCCAGAGGACCTGAAAGCCCTGGCAGATCGATTTATGTCAAAGGTAAAGCAGGGAACTGAGCAGGCCCATGGAACAGGTTATGGTGGAAGCGGTTTCAAGTTCaatgaagaagaggatgaagcaCGGAAAACTGCAAAGAAAGCTCAGGCAAGGGAGTATGGATATGAGGAAGATAAGTCAGATTCAGATTCTGACGAGGATGGAGTTGTACGTAAAGGGGCAGCTGATGTTGCAACACAAGCTATTGCTTCTGctcaagctgctgctgctgcagcagctgtaCTCAGGGCTGCTAATAATGCTAACCAGCCAGCCATGACCACAGGCTCCTTGCTTCCTCTGCCGGTTGCACCTAACCAACAAAATAATGATGCCACGCAACGTGCAATTGATGCTGCAAAGAACTTGCAGCAAAATCTGGCGAGGATACAGGCCAATGCAGTTCCAGAGCACTATGAGGCTGAGCTTGAGATTAATGATTTCCCGCAAAATGCTCGCTGGAAAATCACTCACAAAGAGACCTTGGTTCCTATTCAGGAATGGACTGGAGCGGCAATCACTACAAGGGGAACGTTTATTCCTCAAGGCAGAATTGTCGGTGCTAACGAGCGCAAACTGTACCTGTTCATCGAGGGCCCCAATGAGTCATCTGTCAAGAATGCTAAAGCAGATCTGAAGCGTGTACTTGAGGATTGTGCCAATCAGGCGCTGAATCTTCCTGGTTCAGCTCAAACTGGAAAATATGTTATTTGA